Proteins from one Bos taurus isolate L1 Dominette 01449 registration number 42190680 breed Hereford chromosome 7, ARS-UCD2.0, whole genome shotgun sequence genomic window:
- the TSSK6 gene encoding testis-specific serine/threonine-protein kinase 6, giving the protein MSGDKLLSELGYKLGRTIGEGSYSKVKVATSKKYKGTVAIKVVDRRRAPPDFVNKFLPRELSILRGVRHPHIVHVFEFIEVCNGKLYIVMEAAATDLLQAVQRNGRIPGGQARDLFAQIAGAVRYLHDHHLVHRDLKCENVLLSPDERRVKLTDFGFGRQAHGYPDLSTTYCGSAAYASPEVLLGIPYDPKKYDVWSLGVVLYVMVTGCMPFDDSDIAGLPRRQKRGVLYPDGLELSERCKALIAELLQFSPSARPSAGQVARNGWLRAGDSG; this is encoded by the coding sequence ATGTCGGGCGACAAGCTTCTGAGCGAACTCGGCTATAAGCTGGGCCGCACGATAGGAGAGGGCAGTTACTCCAAGGTAAAAGTGGCCACGTCCAAGAAATACAAGGGCACAGTGGCCATCAAGGTGGTAGACCGGCGGCGCGCGCCGCCCGACTTTGTCAACAAGTTCCTGCCACGCGAGCTGTCCATCCTTCGGGGAGTGCGGCACCCACACATCGTGCACGTCTTCGAATTCATCGAGGTGTGCAACGGGAAGTTGTACATCGTGATGGAGGCGGCCGCCACCGACCTACTGCAGGCAGTGCAGCGAAACGGGCGCATCCCCGGGGGGCAGGCTCGCGACCTCTTCGCGCAGATCGCCGGTGCCGTACGCTACCTACACGACCACCACCTGGTGCACCGCGACCTCAAGTGCGAAAACGTGCTGCTGAGCCCTGATGAGCGCCGCGTCAAGCTCACCGACTTCGGTTTCGGCCGTCAGGCTCACGGATACCCCGATCTGAGCACCACCTACTGCGGCTCTGCTGCCTACGCGTCGCCCGAGGTACTGCTGGGCATTCCCTACGACCCCAAGAAGTACGACGTATGGAGCCTGGGCGTCGTGCTCTACGTCATGGTCACCGGGTGTATGCCCTTCGACGACTCGGACATCGCCGGCCTGCCCCGACGCCAGAAGCGCGGCGTTCTCTACCCGGACGGCCTCGAGCTGTCCGAGCGCTGCAAAGCACTAATAGCCGAGTTGCTGCAGTTCAGTCCGTCGGCCAGGCCCTCCGCGGGCCAAGTAGCGCGCAACGGCTGGCTGCGTGCGGGGGACTCCGGCTAG